The proteins below come from a single Rosa rugosa chromosome 2, drRosRugo1.1, whole genome shotgun sequence genomic window:
- the LOC133730890 gene encoding uncharacterized protein LOC133730890, giving the protein MLQGNIVVWNCRGIVNHETQRALVDIVLAKKLVLIFLSETLAQKSTIDSITHRIGFKDSFCVPHEENSQGLAILWTDDTHVNVRSHSPNHIDVEVGKTGTDLWRFTGLYGVTARGGRDRTWQLIETLAAQICNLPWLMAGDFNEVMRFPCSRVVTLSPSESDHCPLLIEANKEPLVWRKINRPFRFEEGWFGRDDCLNIIKQEWALPTTGNALQQIGVKTKALEHRLRAWHRTDFNKQQTELRVIQEKLTDLMKQPHSVQLYEEQRQLHVQYSHLLSLQEKYWRQRSRALWLKDGDRNTSFFHRKASNRKSRNTIRGLLDENNVWQSETLEIQRILKLYFQNIFAAETVNMEALATVITATPCKVTDHMNDALLAPYTDEEIKKALFQMHPSKSPGPDGMSPFFYQKYWSIVSHDVCLAVKNLLTHREMWTESNYTYLCLIPKIKDPKEAMHFRPIALCNVICRLCSKVVANRLKLWLPDIVSPLQSAYVPGRLISDNTLVANEAAHFMHKLKHQEEGFFSLKLDISKAYDKLEWSFIYAILTKLGFAPRWIQIIMQCVTSVTYSILIQGEPSSLITPTRGIRQGDPLSPYLFILCSEGLSALISQAIHQHTIRGLTMCPQAPTLHHLFFADDSILFGSATNRECEQYKLILDTYEKASGQKVNFQKSSVVFSNNVQADRQQEMATILGVQCVKEHDKYLGLPMRVGKSKSAIFAYIKEKLTKKLVSWKAKLLSAAGKEILIKAIAQTMPLYAMNCYLLPKSLCDDIHQLCASFFWGDTDDKKKIHWRSWEKLCLTKFEGGMGFKNIYAYNLAMLGKQGWRLITNPHSLIARLYKAKYYPNCSFWEAELGDSPSFSWRSIFSGRPVLKAELQWCIGDGTQVSIWKDKWIPHCQQFLIQKPQDCVFELVSDLIDSHTRQWIPAAVYACFSPDVAQKVLCIPLSRRIFCDKPCWSPEKKGFYSVKTAYWIARAKVLEHVLTSTSQGNPYAELWKRLWKAKVPGKVQICIWRACSNLLPTKVKLSTKGYEGDLQCILCPHAYEVISHVLCKCPTAAAILTAPPFNLGRSLVPHVEFKDWLLDHALHLKKEVFAKLLMMLWALWKNRNNMLWNNTTHPADALVLSTLAWFDDFSRIHGADKPTHPKQKQFWKPAAPGTWKLNVDGSFLPNIDRGGAGGVMRNETGQFHAAFATPVPYVTSAKQVELCAIREGLKLVTAMQISNVVIETDCLEAVSSIMDIHFTHVYDEGIIDDIRWRLQQRPDIVIQHTLRGCNRVAHCLANSAYEASHSSIWPVRPPAFILEALHFDCKHLG; this is encoded by the exons ATGCTTCAGGGCAATATTGTGGTCTGGAACTGCAGAGGGATAGTTAATCATGAAACCCAGCGAGCCCTAGTGGATATCGTTTTGGCCAAGAAACTTGTTCTCATCTTCCTTTCGGAAACCCTAGCACAGAAAAGTACCATCGATTCCATCACACACCGCATTGGATTCAAGGACAGCTTCTGCGTCCCTCATGAAGAAAACTCACAGGGACTCGCTATTCTGTGGACTGATGATACTCATGTGAATGTGCGCAGCCATTCTCCCAATCACATTGATGTTGAAGTTGGCAAGACAGGAACTGATCTATGGCGGTTTACAGGTTTATATGGAGTCACTGCTCGAGGTGGCAGAGATAGAACTTGGCAGCTTATTGAAACCCTGGCTGCACAGATCTGTAACCTGCCATGGCTGATGGCAGGAGATTTTAACGAAGTCATG CGTTTCCCTTGTAGTAGAGTTGTCACCCTCAGTCCTTCTGAGTCTGACCATTGTCCGTTGCTAATTGAGGCCAACAAAGAACCACTAGTCTGGAGGAAGATTAACAGGCCATTTCGTTTTGAAGAAGGATGGTTTGGGCGGGATGACTGCCTGAATATTATTAAACAAGAATGGGCTTTGCCTACGACTGGTAATGCCTTGCAACAAATTGGGGTTAAAACAAAAGCGCTGGAGCACAGGCTTCGTGCATGGCATCGCACTGATTTTAACAAACAACAGACTGAGCTGCGTGTGATTCAGGAAAAACTTACAGATTTGATGAAACAGCCCCACTCAGTCCAACTATATGAGGAGCAACGTCAATTGCATGTGCAATACAGTCATTTACTGTCTCTTCAGGAGAAGTACTGGCGGCAACGGTCTAGGGCTCTGTGGCTTAAAGACGGGGACAGGAATACTTCTTTTTTTCATAGGAAGGCAAGCAATCGTAAGAGTAGGAATACAATAAGGGGACTACTTGATGAAAACAATGTTTGGCAATCTGAGACCCTTGAGATCCAGAGGATTTTAAAGCTTTATTTTCAGAATATATTTGCGGCAGAAACTGTTAATATGGAAGCTCTTGCAACTGTCATTACGGCTACACCATGCAAGGTCACAGATCATATGAATGATGCGTTATTGGCTCCCTACACTGACGAAGAAATCAAAAAGGCTCTCTTTCAAATGCATCCATCCAAAAGTCCTGGCCCGGACGGTATGTCTCCGTTTTTCTATCAGAAATATTGGAGTATTGTGAGCCATGATGTTTGTTTGGCAGTGAAAAACCTACTTACTCATAGGGAGATGTGGACTGAATCAAATTACACTTATCTATGCCTGATACCAAAAATCAAAGACCCCAAGGAAGCGATGCATTTCAGACCTATAGCCCTTTGTAATGTTATTTGCAGGCTGTGCTCCAAGGTTGTCGCAAATAGACTCAAACTCTGGTTGCCTGATATTGTGTCCCCATTGCAAAGTGCCTATGTCCCAGGCAGACTGATTTCTGATAATACGTTAGTAGCCAATGAGGCAGCACACTTCATGCACAAGCTAAAACACCAAGAAGAAGGTTTTTTCTCTTTGAAACTTGATATTTCTAAAGCCTATGACAAGCTGGAATGGTCCTTTATCTATGCTATTCTAACCAAATTGGGTTTTGCCCCTAGATGGATACAAATCATTATGCAGTGTGTTACATCTGTCACCTATTCTATTCTTATTCAGGGCGAGCCTTCTTCTCTTATTACTCCTACGCGAGGCATCCGGCAAGGTGATCCGTTATCACCTTATCTTTTCATACTATGCAGTGAAGGTTTGTCTGCGTTAATCTCCCAAGCTATCCACCAACATACCATTCGGGGTCTTACTATGTGTCCTCAAGCCCCTACTTTACATCATCTCTTCTTTGCGGATGACAGCATCTTATTTGGTTCTGCTACAAATAGGGAGTGTGAACAGTACAAATTGATCCTTGATACCTATGAAAAGGCTTCAGGGCAGAAGGTGAATTTTCAAAAAAGCAGTGTTGTTTTCAGCAATAATGTCCAGGCAGACCGACAACAAGAAATGGCTACCATCCTTGGAGTTCAATGTGTCAAAGAGCATGATAAGTATCTGGGATTACCCATGAGGGTGGGCAAATCCAAATCTGCCATTTTTGCTTACATCAAGGAGAAGTTAACAAAGAAGTTAGTAAGTTGGAAGGCCAAACTCTTGAGTGCAGCAGGTAAAGAAATTCTCATTAAAGCAATAGCCCAGACTATGCCTCTGTATGCCATGAATTGTTATTTATTGCCAAAATCGCTATGTGATGATATTCATCAACTATgtgcttctttcttttggggGGACACTGATGACAAGAAGAAGATACATTGGAGAAGTTGGGAGAAATTATGCCTCACAAAGTTTGAGGGTGGCATGGGTTTTAAAAATATCTATGCTTATAACCTTGCTATGCTTGGTAAGCAAGGCTGGAGACTTATTACAAATCCTCATTCTTTGATTGCGCGACTGTATAAGGCCAAGTACTATCCCAACTGTTCTTTTTGGGAAGCTGAGTTAGGTGATTCTCCGTCATTTTCTTGGAGAAGCATTTTCAGTGGAAGGCCGGTCCTCAAGGCCGAGCTGCAATGGTGCATTGGGGATGGCACCCAAGTTAGCATTTGGAAAGACAAATGGATCCCCCACTGCCAACAATTTTTGATCCAGAAACCACAGGATTGTGTTTTTGAATTAGTTTCGGATTTGATTGATTCCCACACCAGACAATGGATCCCAGCTGCGGTGTATGCCTGTTTCTCACCTGACGTGGCTCAGAAGGTATTATGTATTCCTCTTAGTCGAAGAATTTTTTGTGACAAACCTTGTTGGAGTCCCGAAAAAAAAGGATTCTACTCTGTTAAAACTGCTTATTGGATTGCTAGAGCCAAAGTATTAGAACACGTTCTTACTTCTACATCTCAAGGTAATCCGTATGCGGAGTTATGGAAGAGACTATGGAAGGCAAAAGTGCCTGGTAAGGTTCAGATCTGCATTTGGCGTGCTTGTTCCAATTTACTTCCTACAAAAGTTAAACTCAGTACCAAAGGGTATGAGGGTGATCTTCAGTGTATTCTGTGTCCACATGCATATGAAGTCATTTCCCACGTCCTTTGCAAATGCCCTACTGCAGCTGCAATCTTAACTGCCCCTCCCTTTAATTTGGGACGAAGCTTGGTACCCCATGTTGAGTTTAAGGACTGGTTATTGGATCATGCCTTGCATCTAAAGAAAGAAGTTTTTGCAAAGCTCCTGATGATGCTTTGGGCTTTGTGGAAGAACAGGAACAATATGTTGTGGAACAATACAACGCACCCTGCTGATGCCCTAGTACTTAGCACGCTTGCTTGGTTTGATGACTTCAGTAGGATTCATGGTGCTGACAAACCAACGCACCCAAAACAAAAGCAGTTTTGGAAACCGGCTGCCCCAGGAACATGGAAACTAAATGTCGACGGTAGTTTCCTTCCAAACATTGATCGTGGTGGTGCAGGGGGTGTTATGCGGAATGAAACAGGACAGTTTCATGCGGCTTTTGCAACTCCTGTCCCGTATGTAACTTCGGCAAAGCAGGTTGAGCTGTGTGCTATTAGAGAGGGTTTAAAATTGGTGACAGCAATGCAGATCAGCAATGTTGTCATTGAAACAGACTGCTTGGAGGCTGTCTCTAGTATTATGGACATCCATTTTACTCATGTCTACGACGAAGGCATCATTGATGACATCCGCTGGAGGCTGCAGCAACGACCTGATATTGTTATACAACATACTCTACGTGGGTGTAATCGAGTAGCTCATTGTTTGGCTAATTCAGCTTATGAGGCTAGTCATAGTTCCATTTGGCCTGTGCGACCGCCAGCCTTCATTCTGGAGGCATTACATTTTGATTGTAAACATTTGGGGTAA